In a genomic window of Onychostoma macrolepis isolate SWU-2019 chromosome 08, ASM1243209v1, whole genome shotgun sequence:
- the LOC131546316 gene encoding probable G-protein coupled receptor 153 isoform X3, with amino-acid sequence MNDEVISTNALAWLVCSGVSILANAWGILSVSAKQKKWKPLEFLICTLAGTHILNMGIPITMYCVIQLRRQHSNYEWNEGLCKVFVSTFYTLTLVTCFSVTSLSYHRMWMVRWPVNYRLSNTKKQAVHTVMGIWMVSFILSTLPAVGWHDTTERFYTHDNCRFIVTEIGLGFGVCFLLLISGSVVMGVICIGIALFQTFSIQMGQNVDKNKFNVPTIVVEDAQGKRRSSIDGSEPIKTSLQITYLISGIVFIYDFLTGFPILVVSFASLKFDRSYSWMVLCVLWCSIAQSILLPMFLWACDRYRADVKMVWEKCVAIMSNDEVDEVLRTMWNVPPTRRYSHDETDMWTTGQIPSYLHRWGSTEDIIGIPQYSSPRHERRRSSPGSYHDESHPHRKRRRSEDMHSLKQIPRVERYEDDFKCFSRDEVINFIDETPLASPMRSPRRASAISLVPETFEQHVVLLPHFPLTHFEREPQALRRCSEHGKGATPGEIPQDLQRKVRDGSVGEGSGIKVCPEHKHASELVPLGPGSRTGEQSSSSIRTGQVDTSAWVDQKHLPKGESKGSTNSFISSQSASSGYMTSVGSTN; translated from the exons ATGAACGATGAGGTCATCAGCACTAACGCACTGGCCTGGCTGGTCTGCTCGGGAGTGTCCATCCTGGCCAACGCCTGGGGAATCCTGAGCGTGAGCGCCAAGCAGAAGAAGTGGAAGCCTCTGGAATTCCTCATCTGCACCCTGGCTGGCACGCACATCCTCAACATGGGTATCCCTATCACCATGTATTGCGTCATTCAGCTGCGACGACAGCACTCCAACTATGAGTGGAACGAAGGACTCTGCAAGGTGTTTGTCTCCACCTTCTACACCCTTACCCTGGTCACCTGCTTCTCTGTCACCTCCCTGTCCTACCATCGCATGTGGATGGTCCGCTGGCCTGTCAACTATAG GTTAAGTAATACCAAAAAGCAGGCTGTCCATACAGTCATGGGCATCTGGATGGTGTCGTTCATTCTGTCCACCTTGCCCGCTGTGGGCTGGCATGATACCACAGAGCGCTTTTACACCCACGACAACTGTCGCTTCATTGTGACCGAGATCGGCTTGGGCTTCGGTGtctgcttcctgctgctgatcAGCGGGAGTGTGGTGATGGGCGTCATCTGTATTGGAATTGCCCTGTTCCAGACCTTTTCCATCCAGATGGGTCAAAACGTGGACAAGAACAAATTTAACGTGCCCACCATTGTAGTGGAGGATGCCCAGGGCAAGCGGCGTTCATCCATCGACGGCTCTGAGCCCATTAAGACATCGCTGCAGATCACCTATCTGATCAGTGGGATAGTCTTCATATACGACTTTCTAACTGGATTCCCCATATTG GTGGTGAGCTTTGCCAGCCTGAAATTTGACCGCTCCTACAGCTGGATGGTCCTGTGTGTCCTCTGGTGCTCCATAGCACAATCAATACTGCTCCCCATGTTCCTGTGGGCTTGTGACCGCTACAGAGCAGACGTCAAGATGGTCTGGGAGAAATGTGTGGCCATCATGTCCAATGATGAAGTGGACGAAG TTCTCAGAACAATGTGGAAT GTGCCCCCTACAAGAAGATACTCCCACGACGAAACCGACATGTGGACCACCGGTCAGATCCCGTCTTACCTGCATCGCTGGGGCTCCACAGAGGACATCATTGGCATCCCGCAATACAGCTCGCCGCGCCACGAGAGACGTCGGAGCAGTCCGGGGTCCTACCACGATGAGAGCCACCCACACCGCAAAAGGAGGCGATCCGAGGACATGCATTCGCTCAAGCAGATTCCACGAGTCGAGCGTTATGAGGACGATTTCAAGTGCTTTAGCCGCGATGAAGTGATTAACTTCATTGACGAGACGCCACTGGCTAGTCCAATGAGAAGCCCCCGGCGAGCCTCCGCGATCTCTCTGGTTCCAGAGACCTTCGAGCAGCACGTTGTTTTGTTGCCGCATTTCCCGCTCACGCACTTTGAGCGTGAGCCTCAAGCGTTGAGACGCTGCTCTGAGCACGGCAAAGGAGCCACACCAGGCGAGATCCCTCAGGATCTGCAGAGAAAGGTGAGGGATGGTAGCGTTGGCGAAGGCTCGGGCATCAAGGTATGCCCTGAGCACAAGCATGCATCAGAGCTTGTTCCGTTGGGACCGGGTTCACGGACAGGGGAGCAGTCTTCTTCAAGTATTAGGACAGGACAGGTAGATACATCTGCTTGGGTGGACCAGAAGCACCTGCCTAAAGGGGAAAGCAAAGGAAGCACAAATAGTTTTATAAGCTCACAATCTGCATCGTCAGGCTATATGACATCCGTAGGATCCACGAACTAA
- the LOC131546316 gene encoding probable G-protein coupled receptor 153 isoform X1 has product MNDEVISTNALAWLVCSGVSILANAWGILSVSAKQKKWKPLEFLICTLAGTHILNMGIPITMYCVIQLRRQHSNYEWNEGLCKVFVSTFYTLTLVTCFSVTSLSYHRMWMVRWPVNYRLSNTKKQAVHTVMGIWMVSFILSTLPAVGWHDTTERFYTHDNCRFIVTEIGLGFGVCFLLLISGSVVMGVICIGIALFQTFSIQMGQNVDKNKFNVPTIVVEDAQGKRRSSIDGSEPIKTSLQITYLISGIVFIYDFLTGFPILVVSFASLKFDRSYSWMVLCVLWCSIAQSILLPMFLWACDRYRADVKMVWEKCVAIMSNDEVDEENSQDGGIHPDLIFDRPFDYSSAGDIMTVDRIAKYEFSTLERGGPQGYPLRELQEDKMHYLQVPPTRRYSHDETDMWTTGQIPSYLHRWGSTEDIIGIPQYSSPRHERRRSSPGSYHDESHPHRKRRRSEDMHSLKQIPRVERYEDDFKCFSRDEVINFIDETPLASPMRSPRRASAISLVPETFEQHVVLLPHFPLTHFEREPQALRRCSEHGKGATPGEIPQDLQRKVRDGSVGEGSGIKVCPEHKHASELVPLGPGSRTGEQSSSSIRTGQVDTSAWVDQKHLPKGESKGSTNSFISSQSASSGYMTSVGSTN; this is encoded by the exons ATGAACGATGAGGTCATCAGCACTAACGCACTGGCCTGGCTGGTCTGCTCGGGAGTGTCCATCCTGGCCAACGCCTGGGGAATCCTGAGCGTGAGCGCCAAGCAGAAGAAGTGGAAGCCTCTGGAATTCCTCATCTGCACCCTGGCTGGCACGCACATCCTCAACATGGGTATCCCTATCACCATGTATTGCGTCATTCAGCTGCGACGACAGCACTCCAACTATGAGTGGAACGAAGGACTCTGCAAGGTGTTTGTCTCCACCTTCTACACCCTTACCCTGGTCACCTGCTTCTCTGTCACCTCCCTGTCCTACCATCGCATGTGGATGGTCCGCTGGCCTGTCAACTATAG GTTAAGTAATACCAAAAAGCAGGCTGTCCATACAGTCATGGGCATCTGGATGGTGTCGTTCATTCTGTCCACCTTGCCCGCTGTGGGCTGGCATGATACCACAGAGCGCTTTTACACCCACGACAACTGTCGCTTCATTGTGACCGAGATCGGCTTGGGCTTCGGTGtctgcttcctgctgctgatcAGCGGGAGTGTGGTGATGGGCGTCATCTGTATTGGAATTGCCCTGTTCCAGACCTTTTCCATCCAGATGGGTCAAAACGTGGACAAGAACAAATTTAACGTGCCCACCATTGTAGTGGAGGATGCCCAGGGCAAGCGGCGTTCATCCATCGACGGCTCTGAGCCCATTAAGACATCGCTGCAGATCACCTATCTGATCAGTGGGATAGTCTTCATATACGACTTTCTAACTGGATTCCCCATATTG GTGGTGAGCTTTGCCAGCCTGAAATTTGACCGCTCCTACAGCTGGATGGTCCTGTGTGTCCTCTGGTGCTCCATAGCACAATCAATACTGCTCCCCATGTTCCTGTGGGCTTGTGACCGCTACAGAGCAGACGTCAAGATGGTCTGGGAGAAATGTGTGGCCATCATGTCCAATGATGAAGTGGACGAAG AAAACAGCCAGGATGGAGGCATTCATCCGGACTTAATATTTGACAGACCGTTTGACTATAGCTCTGCTGGTGATATCATGACGGTAGACCGTATTGCCAAGTACGAATTCTCAACCTTAGAAAGGGGGGGCCCCCAGGGTTATCCATTGAGGGAGCTTCAGGAAGATAAAATGCACTATTTGCAG GTGCCCCCTACAAGAAGATACTCCCACGACGAAACCGACATGTGGACCACCGGTCAGATCCCGTCTTACCTGCATCGCTGGGGCTCCACAGAGGACATCATTGGCATCCCGCAATACAGCTCGCCGCGCCACGAGAGACGTCGGAGCAGTCCGGGGTCCTACCACGATGAGAGCCACCCACACCGCAAAAGGAGGCGATCCGAGGACATGCATTCGCTCAAGCAGATTCCACGAGTCGAGCGTTATGAGGACGATTTCAAGTGCTTTAGCCGCGATGAAGTGATTAACTTCATTGACGAGACGCCACTGGCTAGTCCAATGAGAAGCCCCCGGCGAGCCTCCGCGATCTCTCTGGTTCCAGAGACCTTCGAGCAGCACGTTGTTTTGTTGCCGCATTTCCCGCTCACGCACTTTGAGCGTGAGCCTCAAGCGTTGAGACGCTGCTCTGAGCACGGCAAAGGAGCCACACCAGGCGAGATCCCTCAGGATCTGCAGAGAAAGGTGAGGGATGGTAGCGTTGGCGAAGGCTCGGGCATCAAGGTATGCCCTGAGCACAAGCATGCATCAGAGCTTGTTCCGTTGGGACCGGGTTCACGGACAGGGGAGCAGTCTTCTTCAAGTATTAGGACAGGACAGGTAGATACATCTGCTTGGGTGGACCAGAAGCACCTGCCTAAAGGGGAAAGCAAAGGAAGCACAAATAGTTTTATAAGCTCACAATCTGCATCGTCAGGCTATATGACATCCGTAGGATCCACGAACTAA
- the LOC131546316 gene encoding probable G-protein coupled receptor 153 isoform X2, with protein sequence MNDEVISTNALAWLVCSGVSILANAWGILSVSAKQKKWKPLEFLICTLAGTHILNMGIPITMYCVIQLRRQHSNYEWNEGLCKVFVSTFYTLTLVTCFSVTSLSYHRMWMVRWPVNYRLSNTKKQAVHTVMGIWMVSFILSTLPAVGWHDTTERFYTHDNCRFIVTEIGLGFGVCFLLLISGSVVMGVICIGIALFQTFSIQMGQNVDKNKFNVPTIVVEDAQGKRRSSIDGSEPIKTSLQITYLISGIVFIYDFLTGFPILVVSFASLKFDRSYSWMVLCVLWCSIAQSILLPMFLWACDRYRADVKMVWEKCVAIMSNDEVDEDGLPCVTQLSFLRTMWNVPPTRRYSHDETDMWTTGQIPSYLHRWGSTEDIIGIPQYSSPRHERRRSSPGSYHDESHPHRKRRRSEDMHSLKQIPRVERYEDDFKCFSRDEVINFIDETPLASPMRSPRRASAISLVPETFEQHVVLLPHFPLTHFEREPQALRRCSEHGKGATPGEIPQDLQRKVRDGSVGEGSGIKVCPEHKHASELVPLGPGSRTGEQSSSSIRTGQVDTSAWVDQKHLPKGESKGSTNSFISSQSASSGYMTSVGSTN encoded by the exons ATGAACGATGAGGTCATCAGCACTAACGCACTGGCCTGGCTGGTCTGCTCGGGAGTGTCCATCCTGGCCAACGCCTGGGGAATCCTGAGCGTGAGCGCCAAGCAGAAGAAGTGGAAGCCTCTGGAATTCCTCATCTGCACCCTGGCTGGCACGCACATCCTCAACATGGGTATCCCTATCACCATGTATTGCGTCATTCAGCTGCGACGACAGCACTCCAACTATGAGTGGAACGAAGGACTCTGCAAGGTGTTTGTCTCCACCTTCTACACCCTTACCCTGGTCACCTGCTTCTCTGTCACCTCCCTGTCCTACCATCGCATGTGGATGGTCCGCTGGCCTGTCAACTATAG GTTAAGTAATACCAAAAAGCAGGCTGTCCATACAGTCATGGGCATCTGGATGGTGTCGTTCATTCTGTCCACCTTGCCCGCTGTGGGCTGGCATGATACCACAGAGCGCTTTTACACCCACGACAACTGTCGCTTCATTGTGACCGAGATCGGCTTGGGCTTCGGTGtctgcttcctgctgctgatcAGCGGGAGTGTGGTGATGGGCGTCATCTGTATTGGAATTGCCCTGTTCCAGACCTTTTCCATCCAGATGGGTCAAAACGTGGACAAGAACAAATTTAACGTGCCCACCATTGTAGTGGAGGATGCCCAGGGCAAGCGGCGTTCATCCATCGACGGCTCTGAGCCCATTAAGACATCGCTGCAGATCACCTATCTGATCAGTGGGATAGTCTTCATATACGACTTTCTAACTGGATTCCCCATATTG GTGGTGAGCTTTGCCAGCCTGAAATTTGACCGCTCCTACAGCTGGATGGTCCTGTGTGTCCTCTGGTGCTCCATAGCACAATCAATACTGCTCCCCATGTTCCTGTGGGCTTGTGACCGCTACAGAGCAGACGTCAAGATGGTCTGGGAGAAATGTGTGGCCATCATGTCCAATGATGAAGTGGACGAAG ACGGTTTGCCTTGTGTAACTCAACTCAGTT TTCTCAGAACAATGTGGAAT GTGCCCCCTACAAGAAGATACTCCCACGACGAAACCGACATGTGGACCACCGGTCAGATCCCGTCTTACCTGCATCGCTGGGGCTCCACAGAGGACATCATTGGCATCCCGCAATACAGCTCGCCGCGCCACGAGAGACGTCGGAGCAGTCCGGGGTCCTACCACGATGAGAGCCACCCACACCGCAAAAGGAGGCGATCCGAGGACATGCATTCGCTCAAGCAGATTCCACGAGTCGAGCGTTATGAGGACGATTTCAAGTGCTTTAGCCGCGATGAAGTGATTAACTTCATTGACGAGACGCCACTGGCTAGTCCAATGAGAAGCCCCCGGCGAGCCTCCGCGATCTCTCTGGTTCCAGAGACCTTCGAGCAGCACGTTGTTTTGTTGCCGCATTTCCCGCTCACGCACTTTGAGCGTGAGCCTCAAGCGTTGAGACGCTGCTCTGAGCACGGCAAAGGAGCCACACCAGGCGAGATCCCTCAGGATCTGCAGAGAAAGGTGAGGGATGGTAGCGTTGGCGAAGGCTCGGGCATCAAGGTATGCCCTGAGCACAAGCATGCATCAGAGCTTGTTCCGTTGGGACCGGGTTCACGGACAGGGGAGCAGTCTTCTTCAAGTATTAGGACAGGACAGGTAGATACATCTGCTTGGGTGGACCAGAAGCACCTGCCTAAAGGGGAAAGCAAAGGAAGCACAAATAGTTTTATAAGCTCACAATCTGCATCGTCAGGCTATATGACATCCGTAGGATCCACGAACTAA
- the her3 gene encoding hairy-related 3 — MAAASERVVTAKTQSGKKVSKPLMEKKRRARINKCLNQLKSLLESVCSNNIRKRKLEKADILELTVKHLMHLQNTQRGTPTVCDSAEYHAGYRSCLATVSHYLLASDADRDSRSIMLTHLRSGSDLVPDFSTAESDPARITASTCTLRRSHKAPLKTDALYPNLQQTSDRYYCSMPKRIEICETDKISFNAQAGTHGSKKLKTTHFSLKNTKVDECCNFSEALKHNYWRPW; from the exons ATGGCTGCAGCATCAGAGAGAGTGGTAACGGCGAAAACTCAGAGCGGTAAAAAG GTGTCCAAACCACTGATGGAGAAGAAAAGACGAGCACGTATCAATAAATGTTTGAATCAGTTGAAAAGTCTCCTGGAGAGTGTCTGTTCGAATAAT ATCCGCAAGCGAAAATTGGAAAAGGCTGACATTTTGGAGCTGACGGTTAAACATCTGATGCATCTGCAAAACACCCAAAGAG GAACGCCCACAGTTTGTGACTCTGCTGAATATCATGCTGGCTACAGAAGTTGTCTCGCCACAGTCAGTCATTATCTTCTAGCTTCGGACGCAGACAGAGATTCCCGCTCCATCATGCTGACACATCTGAGGAGCGGTTCTGACCTCGTTCCTGATTTCAGTACCGCGGAGAGCGACCCCGCTCGGATCACTGCTTCAACTTGTACACTTCGCCGATCACACAAAGCTCCGCTTAAAACAGACGCTCTTTATCCCAACTTGCAGCAAACTTCAGACAGATATTACTGCTCTATGCCGAAGAGGATTGAGATATGTGAGACGGACAAAATATCATTTAACGCACAGGCTGGAACCCATGGATCCAAGAAGCTCAAAACCACACACTTCAGTCTTAAAAATACAAAGGTTGACGAGTGCTGCAACTTTTCTGAAGCCTTGAAACATAATTATTGGCGACCTTGGTAA
- the LOC131546316 gene encoding probable G-protein coupled receptor 153 isoform X4: MNDEVISTNALAWLVCSGVSILANAWGILSVSAKQKKWKPLEFLICTLAGTHILNMGIPITMYCVIQLRRQHSNYEWNEGLCKVFVSTFYTLTLVTCFSVTSLSYHRMWMVRWPVNYRLSNTKKQAVHTVMGIWMVSFILSTLPAVGWHDTTERFYTHDNCRFIVTEIGLGFGVCFLLLISGSVVMGVICIGIALFQTFSIQMGQNVDKNKFNVPTIVVEDAQGKRRSSIDGSEPIKTSLQITYLISGIVFIYDFLTGFPILVVSFASLKFDRSYSWMVLCVLWCSIAQSILLPMFLWACDRYRADVKMVWEKCVAIMSNDEVDEENSQDGGIHPDLIFDRPFDYSSAGDIMTVDRIAKYEFSTLERGGPQGYPLRELQEDKMHYLQFSEQCGMCPLQEDTPTTKPTCGPPVRSRLTCIAGAPQRTSLASRNTARRATRDVGAVRGPTTMRATHTAKGGDPRTCIRSSRFHESSVMRTISSALAAMK; this comes from the exons ATGAACGATGAGGTCATCAGCACTAACGCACTGGCCTGGCTGGTCTGCTCGGGAGTGTCCATCCTGGCCAACGCCTGGGGAATCCTGAGCGTGAGCGCCAAGCAGAAGAAGTGGAAGCCTCTGGAATTCCTCATCTGCACCCTGGCTGGCACGCACATCCTCAACATGGGTATCCCTATCACCATGTATTGCGTCATTCAGCTGCGACGACAGCACTCCAACTATGAGTGGAACGAAGGACTCTGCAAGGTGTTTGTCTCCACCTTCTACACCCTTACCCTGGTCACCTGCTTCTCTGTCACCTCCCTGTCCTACCATCGCATGTGGATGGTCCGCTGGCCTGTCAACTATAG GTTAAGTAATACCAAAAAGCAGGCTGTCCATACAGTCATGGGCATCTGGATGGTGTCGTTCATTCTGTCCACCTTGCCCGCTGTGGGCTGGCATGATACCACAGAGCGCTTTTACACCCACGACAACTGTCGCTTCATTGTGACCGAGATCGGCTTGGGCTTCGGTGtctgcttcctgctgctgatcAGCGGGAGTGTGGTGATGGGCGTCATCTGTATTGGAATTGCCCTGTTCCAGACCTTTTCCATCCAGATGGGTCAAAACGTGGACAAGAACAAATTTAACGTGCCCACCATTGTAGTGGAGGATGCCCAGGGCAAGCGGCGTTCATCCATCGACGGCTCTGAGCCCATTAAGACATCGCTGCAGATCACCTATCTGATCAGTGGGATAGTCTTCATATACGACTTTCTAACTGGATTCCCCATATTG GTGGTGAGCTTTGCCAGCCTGAAATTTGACCGCTCCTACAGCTGGATGGTCCTGTGTGTCCTCTGGTGCTCCATAGCACAATCAATACTGCTCCCCATGTTCCTGTGGGCTTGTGACCGCTACAGAGCAGACGTCAAGATGGTCTGGGAGAAATGTGTGGCCATCATGTCCAATGATGAAGTGGACGAAG AAAACAGCCAGGATGGAGGCATTCATCCGGACTTAATATTTGACAGACCGTTTGACTATAGCTCTGCTGGTGATATCATGACGGTAGACCGTATTGCCAAGTACGAATTCTCAACCTTAGAAAGGGGGGGCCCCCAGGGTTATCCATTGAGGGAGCTTCAGGAAGATAAAATGCACTATTTGCAG TTCTCAGAACAATGTGGAAT GTGCCCCCTACAAGAAGATACTCCCACGACGAAACCGACATGTGGACCACCGGTCAGATCCCGTCTTACCTGCATCGCTGGGGCTCCACAGAGGACATCATTGGCATCCCGCAATACAGCTCGCCGCGCCACGAGAGACGTCGGAGCAGTCCGGGGTCCTACCACGATGAGAGCCACCCACACCGCAAAAGGAGGCGATCCGAGGACATGCATTCGCTCAAGCAGATTCCACGAGTCGAGCGTTATGAGGACGATTTCAAGTGCTTTAGCCGCGATGAAGTGA